One stretch of Eupeodes corollae chromosome 2, idEupCoro1.1, whole genome shotgun sequence DNA includes these proteins:
- the LOC129943992 gene encoding ubiquitin-conjugating enzyme E2 J2-like, with amino-acid sequence MTGRKSSAILRMKRDYLNLKKDPVPYITAEPLPSNILEWHYVVKGPEDTPYKGGYYHGTLLFPREFPFKPPSIYMHTPNGRFKTNTRLCLSISDYHPDTWNPTWSVGTILTGLLSFMLENTFTMGSVESLLYEKKQYAKKSLVFNLKNPIFRELFPHICDEINCHLKKQQELLEASSAGSRLTVCPNSAGEISGVNININFGNSRGIGSGTDGQGAITDIEFNENSKKFNINQIHRNNKNSCCNWYSIYLYIIAIISFAMFALIVNYMITNLN; translated from the coding sequence atgacaggCCGCAAATCATCTGCTATTTTACGCATGAAACGAGATTATTTGAACCTTAAAAAAGATCCAGTTCCGTATATCACAGCTGAACCCCTGCCATCCAATATACTCGAATGGCATTACGTTGTCAAAGGTCCTGAAGATACACCATATAAAGGTGGTTATTATCATGGTACACTTTTATTTCCACGTGAATTTCCGTTCAAGCCGCCTTCGATTTATATGCATACTCCAAATGGTCGATTCAAAACAAACACGCGACTATGTTTGAGTATATCAGATTATCATCCGGACACTTGGAATCCAACGTGGTCTGTTGGGACGATATTAACTGGATTGCTAAGTTTCATGTTGGAAAATACTTTTACCATGGGTTCGGTGGAAAGCCTTCTATATGAAAAGAAACAATACGCAAAGAAATCActagttttcaatttgaaaaatccaatttttagaGAATTATTTCCTCACATATGCGATGAAATCAATTGTCAtttgaaaaaacaacaagaactgCTAGAAGCTTCCAGCGCTGGTAGCAGATTAACTGTATGCCCTAATTCAGCAGGTGAAATATCAGgagttaatattaatattaatttcggCAACAGTCGTGGAATTGGAAGTGGTACCGATGGGCAGGGTGCCATTACGGATATTGAATTCAacgaaaattccaaaaaatttaatatcaatcAAATACACCGAAATAATAAGAATTCGTGTTGCAATTGGTATtcgatatatttatatataatagcAATCATAAGTTTTGCAATGTTTGCTCTGATTGTAAATTACAtgattacaaatttaaactaa